The following are from one region of the Bacillota bacterium genome:
- the cysE gene encoding serine O-acetyltransferase, which yields MFRFLKQIKRDIEVIFERDPAVKTVWEIILCYPGFHAIFFHRIAHFCYKRKWYLLARMISHWSRHITGIEIHPGAKIGEGLFIDHGAGVVIGETAEIGNNVTLYQGVTLGGTGKEKGKRHPTIGNNVVIATGAKVLGSFTVGDNVRIGAGSVVLSSVPPNCTVVGVPGRIVVRDGVKVDNADGQIDLRHHLLPDPVAEMITTLQKRIEELENRLAELEEERNEHQDLQYPNQTKRKVYLAGTK from the coding sequence ATGTTTCGGTTTCTTAAGCAAATCAAGCGTGATATTGAAGTAATATTTGAACGCGACCCAGCGGTCAAGACTGTTTGGGAGATTATTCTTTGTTATCCTGGTTTTCACGCCATTTTCTTTCACCGGATCGCCCATTTTTGTTATAAACGTAAATGGTATCTATTAGCGAGAATGATTTCTCACTGGAGTCGACACATTACCGGCATTGAAATCCACCCGGGAGCCAAGATTGGAGAAGGGCTCTTCATTGATCACGGGGCCGGGGTGGTCATCGGAGAAACGGCTGAGATTGGCAATAACGTTACTCTTTATCAGGGAGTAACCCTCGGCGGGACCGGCAAGGAAAAAGGGAAACGGCATCCGACCATTGGTAACAATGTGGTAATCGCTACCGGGGCTAAGGTATTGGGGTCATTTACCGTGGGCGACAATGTCCGCATCGGCGCTGGCTCAGTAGTCTTGAGCAGTGTACCGCCCAATTGTACTGTCGTGGGGGTGCCGGGTCGGATCGTGGTCCGTGACGGAGTAAAAGTTGACAATGCCGACGGCCAGATTGACCTGCGGCACCACCTGCTGCCCGACCCGGTGGCGGAGATGATCACTACCCTGCAAAAACGGATTGAGGAATTAGAAAACCGATTGGCGGAGTTGGAGGAAGAGCGGAATGAGCATCAGGATTTACAATACCCTAACCAGACAAAAAGAAAGGTTTATCTCGCGGGAACCAAATAA
- a CDS encoding ribonuclease III — translation MIFEPTNNPPPEQLPPLVLAYIGDAVYELYIRSRLIEAGLTRVKNIHQRAVELVQASFQAQFLQEIESQLTEEEQMMMRRGRNAKSGHVPKSAEMIEYRYSTGLETLIGYLYLKGEHKRLCELMSRVPISLP, via the coding sequence ATGATCTTTGAACCAACAAACAACCCACCGCCTGAACAGTTGCCTCCGTTGGTACTGGCTTATATCGGAGATGCCGTCTACGAGCTTTATATTCGGTCAAGGTTAATCGAGGCCGGCCTGACCAGGGTAAAAAACATCCATCAGCGGGCGGTAGAATTGGTGCAGGCCAGTTTCCAGGCTCAGTTCTTGCAAGAAATTGAAAGTCAGCTTACGGAAGAAGAACAGATGATGATGCGCCGTGGCCGAAACGCTAAATCGGGCCACGTTCCCAAGAGCGCGGAGATGATCGAATACCGTTACAGCACGGGCCTGGAAACACTGATCGGCTATCTGTACCTGAAGGGGGAGCACAAACGGTTGTGCGAACTGATGTCCCGGGTACCGATTAGCTTGCCGTAA
- a CDS encoding glutamate--tRNA ligase, whose product MGKIRVRFAPSPTGPLHIGGARSALFNYLLARQQGGTFILRSEDTDLERSSLESERNIIDSLRWLGITWDEGLEVGGEYGPYRQTERLPLYQEYAQKLLTNGQAYYCYCTEEELENERKSLVERGENPRYLGKCRALTLAERQAFERAGRKPTIRFRVPDKQTVVVNDLVRGQVSFESETIGDFVIVKSDGIPTYNYAVVIDDALMKITHVIRGEEHLSNTPRQILLYEALGLPKPEFAHVSLILGKDRSKMSKRHGATSIVAYQEAGYLPEALINFLVLLGWAPPGENEIFSLDELIQVFSLDRVAKNPAVFDLEKLKWLNGHYIRQSSLDRITNLAIPFLKQAGLVEEPITPEKYAWLKLVVEAVRDRLGALSEIVEHVKIFIHDEISLESDEAREVLREEQVPVVLELFKSKLAAMDRLDVESSKVLLKQLTKETKLGGKKVYMPIRVALTGQTHGTDLYYLFPILGRDRCLKRLTYCQKHYLTLE is encoded by the coding sequence ATGGGTAAGATCAGAGTTCGTTTTGCCCCTAGTCCAACGGGGCCTTTGCATATCGGCGGTGCCAGGTCTGCTCTTTTCAATTATTTGTTAGCCCGGCAACAGGGTGGAACATTTATCTTGCGCAGTGAAGACACGGACCTGGAGCGCTCGAGCCTGGAATCAGAGCGAAACATCATCGATTCGCTACGCTGGCTGGGGATTACCTGGGATGAAGGGCTTGAGGTTGGGGGAGAATACGGACCATACCGACAAACCGAGAGATTACCTCTTTACCAGGAATATGCTCAAAAATTGTTGACCAATGGCCAGGCGTATTATTGCTACTGTACGGAAGAAGAACTGGAAAATGAGCGGAAGTCTCTGGTTGAGCGCGGGGAAAACCCACGTTATTTAGGCAAATGCCGTGCCCTGACGCTGGCTGAGCGCCAGGCGTTTGAACGGGCGGGGCGCAAACCGACGATTCGCTTCCGGGTACCGGACAAGCAGACCGTTGTGGTCAACGACTTGGTCAGGGGGCAGGTCAGTTTTGAGAGTGAGACCATCGGTGATTTTGTCATCGTAAAATCCGATGGAATTCCCACCTACAATTACGCTGTGGTCATCGATGACGCCCTCATGAAGATCACTCATGTAATCCGAGGTGAGGAACACCTGTCCAACACACCCCGGCAGATCCTGCTGTATGAAGCCCTGGGACTACCCAAGCCCGAGTTTGCGCACGTTTCCCTGATTCTGGGCAAGGACCGGTCGAAGATGAGTAAACGACACGGGGCAACCTCCATTGTCGCCTATCAGGAGGCCGGTTATCTGCCAGAAGCGTTGATTAACTTTCTGGTGCTCCTGGGCTGGGCCCCGCCGGGTGAAAACGAAATCTTTAGTTTAGATGAACTTATTCAGGTTTTTTCCTTGGACCGGGTAGCGAAAAATCCAGCGGTGTTTGACCTAGAAAAATTGAAGTGGCTTAATGGTCACTACATCCGGCAAAGTTCGCTGGACCGAATTACCAATCTGGCAATTCCCTTCTTGAAGCAAGCTGGGCTGGTGGAAGAGCCAATTACCCCGGAAAAATATGCCTGGCTTAAACTGGTCGTTGAGGCTGTTCGGGACCGCTTGGGCGCGCTCTCCGAGATTGTCGAGCACGTTAAGATCTTTATACACGACGAGATTAGTTTGGAAAGCGATGAGGCCCGGGAGGTGCTCCGCGAAGAACAGGTGCCGGTGGTGTTGGAGTTGTTCAAGTCCAAACTAGCGGCGATGGACCGGCTGGATGTCGAGAGCAGTAAGGTCCTGCTTAAGCAGTTGACCAAGGAGACCAAGCTGGGGGGCAAGAAGGTCTACATGCCGATCCGCGTCGCTTTAACCGGGCAGACGCACGGGACTGATCTTTATTATTTGTTTCCCATTCTTGGGCGGGATCGCTGCTTGAAGAGACTCACTTATTGCCAGAAACATTATCTCACTTTAGAGTGA
- a CDS encoding 2-C-methyl-D-erythritol 4-phosphate cytidylyltransferase produces the protein MGSITAIIAAAGQGKRMGVGRNKQYLSLIGQPILARTLAVFQSSPLIDDLVVVVARGEVDYCVREIVQKYRFFKVSRVIAGGKERQDSVFEGLRHLQDDCSLVVVHDGARPLLTPVILSRVIQQAELDGAAVAAVPVKDTIKVVDEDGLVVTTPGRKQLWAIQTPQVFRRDILQSAYEQAYRDGFWGTDDASLVERLGLPVRVVMSSYDNLKITTPDDLILAETIWQRRTD, from the coding sequence GTGGGTAGCATTACGGCGATTATCGCTGCGGCCGGCCAGGGAAAACGAATGGGGGTTGGGCGTAACAAACAATATCTTTCGCTGATTGGCCAGCCAATCTTAGCGCGCACCTTGGCCGTTTTCCAATCTTCGCCGTTAATTGACGATCTGGTTGTGGTGGTCGCTCGGGGCGAGGTTGACTATTGTGTCCGGGAGATTGTGCAGAAGTATAGGTTCTTCAAGGTTTCCCGGGTCATTGCTGGCGGCAAGGAACGACAGGATTCAGTGTTTGAAGGACTCCGCCACCTCCAAGATGACTGTTCACTGGTGGTCGTGCACGATGGGGCACGACCACTTTTGACACCAGTGATCCTGAGTAGGGTGATTCAACAGGCCGAATTAGACGGCGCGGCCGTGGCAGCTGTCCCGGTGAAGGATACGATTAAAGTGGTCGACGAAGATGGCCTGGTAGTAACAACCCCGGGGCGGAAACAACTCTGGGCGATCCAGACTCCTCAGGTGTTCAGACGGGATATCCTCCAGTCTGCTTACGAACAGGCTTATCGTGATGGGTTTTGGGGGACGGATGACGCCAGTCTGGTCGAACGGTTAGGCTTACCGGTCAGGGTGGTTATGAGTAGCTACGACAATCTGAAGATAACGACGCCGGATGACCTGATATTGGCGGAGACTATTTGGCAAAGGAGAACGGATTAA
- a CDS encoding NYN domain-containing protein encodes MIDVLIVDGYNILNGWPELAKLSEESLEHGRDKLIEILANWRGLCGNQVIVVFDAHLVRGGVQTSEVVDGIQVIYTPEGVTADQAIEKMVQKIPDGLSVYVATSDYIEQRLIFGKGAYRLPARELRKLVYSTLQDNRRQITLNRPGPTLDARLPAELRRVLEEWRRQKS; translated from the coding sequence TTGATCGATGTTTTGATTGTTGACGGCTACAACATTCTCAACGGTTGGCCGGAATTAGCCAAGCTCAGCGAGGAAAGTCTTGAGCACGGCCGTGACAAATTGATCGAGATTCTGGCTAATTGGCGAGGATTATGCGGTAACCAGGTGATCGTGGTGTTTGATGCCCATCTGGTGCGGGGTGGGGTGCAGACCAGTGAAGTTGTAGACGGAATTCAGGTGATCTACACCCCCGAGGGAGTTACCGCGGATCAGGCAATTGAAAAAATGGTGCAGAAAATACCTGACGGTTTATCGGTTTATGTAGCTACTTCAGACTATATAGAGCAACGGTTAATCTTTGGTAAAGGAGCATATCGGCTGCCAGCCAGGGAACTGCGTAAACTGGTTTATTCTACCCTCCAGGACAATCGGCGACAGATAACCCTAAACCGCCCCGGACCTACTCTTGATGCTCGTCTTCCTGCTGAATTACGCCGAGTCCTGGAGGAGTGGCGCCGCCAGAAGAGTTAG
- the rlmB gene encoding 23S rRNA (guanosine(2251)-2'-O)-methyltransferase RlmB produces the protein MDEIIAGRNPVLEALRGQREINRIVIAKGAREGSIKEIYALAKERSIPVTEVERRYLDNVSPTPVHQGVLAWVAAKEYVEVEDILELARSRREDPLIVALDGLEDPHNLGTIIRTAEATGVHGIIIPKRRAVPVTGVVAKASAGAIEHVAVARVVNLVQTLKELKAAGCWVVGANVTASRLYYEANLTGPLVVVVGGEGRGVSRLVRETCDFLIKLPMLGQVNSLNAAVAASVVLYEVVRQRSVQQLHSK, from the coding sequence ATGGATGAAATCATTGCCGGCCGCAATCCTGTGCTTGAGGCCCTACGGGGACAGCGGGAAATCAATCGGATCGTTATCGCCAAAGGGGCGCGAGAAGGTTCAATTAAAGAAATCTACGCCCTGGCCAAAGAAAGAAGTATACCAGTCACCGAAGTCGAACGGCGATACTTGGACAACGTTAGCCCTACCCCGGTTCACCAGGGAGTACTGGCTTGGGTCGCGGCTAAAGAATATGTCGAGGTTGAGGATATTCTGGAACTGGCCAGATCCAGACGGGAAGACCCGCTGATTGTTGCTCTCGACGGACTGGAGGACCCGCATAACCTGGGAACGATCATACGGACCGCGGAAGCAACTGGCGTCCACGGAATCATTATTCCGAAGCGGCGGGCCGTACCGGTTACCGGGGTGGTTGCCAAGGCTTCTGCCGGGGCGATTGAGCATGTTGCTGTGGCCAGGGTGGTTAACCTGGTACAGACCTTAAAAGAGTTGAAAGCAGCTGGCTGTTGGGTAGTGGGAGCGAATGTAACCGCTTCCCGCCTGTACTATGAGGCTAACCTAACTGGGCCACTGGTCGTGGTGGTTGGTGGGGAAGGACGTGGCGTCAGCCGGTTGGTTAGAGAGACGTGTGATTTTTTGATTAAGCTACCAATGTTAGGGCAGGTTAACTCCCTGAATGCGGCGGTCGCTGCTTCAGTAGTCCTCTATGAAGTGGTGCGCCAGCGCTCGGTTCAGCAATTACATTCGAAATAG
- a CDS encoding 2-C-methyl-D-erythritol 2,4-cyclodiphosphate synthase produces MRVGFGYDVHRLVAGRDLVLGGVKIPFELGLAGHSDADVLLHAIKDALLGAVAEGDIGRHFPEHDPQYKDISSLKLLCRVGEILSSKGYRVNNIDSTIVAQQPRLAPYIEQMCANIARTLEIDRSAVNVKATTTEGLGFTGTGEGIAAFAVATVIYLPTATKSK; encoded by the coding sequence ATGCGGGTTGGGTTTGGCTATGATGTCCATCGTCTGGTTGCTGGGCGAGACCTGGTTTTAGGCGGGGTAAAAATACCTTTTGAACTTGGCTTAGCTGGCCATTCTGACGCGGATGTTCTCTTGCATGCGATTAAGGACGCTCTTTTAGGCGCGGTGGCTGAGGGTGACATCGGCCGACACTTTCCCGAGCATGACCCCCAGTATAAAGACATCTCCAGTTTGAAGCTGCTTTGTCGAGTCGGGGAAATCCTGTCGTCCAAAGGTTATCGCGTGAATAACATTGATAGCACGATCGTTGCCCAGCAGCCAAGACTGGCCCCGTACATTGAGCAGATGTGTGCCAACATTGCCCGGACACTAGAGATTGATCGGTCCGCAGTGAATGTCAAAGCTACCACCACGGAAGGACTGGGATTTACGGGCACTGGCGAAGGTATTGCTGCTTTTGCGGTGGCTACGGTAATTTATTTGCCGACTGCGACAAAATCAAAATAA
- a CDS encoding cysteine--tRNA ligase translates to MRIYNTLTRQKERFISREPNKIRMYVCGPTTYNYIHLGNARPLVVFDTVRRYFTYRGYQVVYVQNFTDIDDKIINRAQEEQLAPLALAEKYIAAYFEDADALGVMRADVHPRVSEHLPEIIEMIQTLINKGYAYEIEGDVYYSVEQFADYGKLSGRSLDDLQAGARVEVDVRKRNPMDFALWKAAKPGEPAWESPWGPGRPGWHIECSAMSLKYLGFGFDIHGGGFDLIFPHHENEIAQSEAYGDGRPFAHYWMHNGFITVNQEKMSKSLGNFFILRDILTKFSGDVVRFYLLSTHYRSPLDFDDTKLEMSRRGLERLKNAYRLAEETLKKTGESTGEVEIAGRSLTFFNRIKELEQAFIEAMDDDFNTALGIANLFDLAREINLFLNNSEFVPDAASCQALSQAVRIMSRLGGDVLGILTLQDEAGSDRLIEKLLQLTMAVRQEARQAKNWSVADIIQEQLKSLGIVLEDTPQGVRVQRMSQGNILEGLLDLLINLRWSAKKRKDWVTADRLRDELKRLGVVLEDTPNGTRWKVEAGL, encoded by the coding sequence ATCAGGATTTACAATACCCTAACCAGACAAAAAGAAAGGTTTATCTCGCGGGAACCAAATAAGATTAGGATGTATGTCTGTGGACCAACTACCTATAATTATATCCATCTGGGTAATGCTCGGCCGCTGGTGGTTTTCGATACAGTGCGCCGGTATTTTACCTACCGGGGTTATCAGGTGGTCTACGTTCAGAACTTCACCGACATCGACGATAAAATTATTAACCGAGCGCAGGAAGAACAGTTAGCTCCTCTAGCTCTGGCCGAAAAATACATCGCCGCTTACTTTGAGGATGCCGATGCCTTGGGGGTTATGAGGGCCGATGTTCACCCCCGGGTAAGTGAACATCTCCCAGAGATCATTGAGATGATCCAAACCTTAATCAACAAAGGGTATGCCTACGAAATTGAGGGAGACGTCTATTATAGTGTAGAGCAGTTTGCTGATTACGGTAAGCTTTCGGGGCGGTCTTTAGACGACTTGCAGGCCGGTGCCCGGGTAGAGGTTGATGTCCGGAAGAGGAACCCAATGGACTTTGCTCTGTGGAAAGCGGCTAAACCAGGTGAGCCTGCCTGGGAAAGCCCCTGGGGGCCTGGCCGACCGGGTTGGCACATCGAATGTTCGGCTATGTCCCTCAAGTACCTGGGGTTCGGGTTTGATATTCACGGTGGTGGTTTTGATCTGATCTTCCCGCACCACGAGAACGAGATTGCCCAGTCGGAAGCCTATGGGGATGGTCGTCCGTTTGCCCACTACTGGATGCACAACGGATTCATTACTGTCAATCAGGAGAAGATGTCGAAGTCGCTGGGAAACTTTTTTATCCTGCGGGATATTCTGACCAAGTTTTCCGGAGATGTTGTTCGTTTCTATCTCCTGTCCACCCATTACCGGAGTCCATTGGATTTTGATGATACAAAACTAGAAATGAGCCGGCGCGGTTTAGAAAGGTTAAAGAATGCCTATCGTTTGGCTGAGGAAACCCTGAAGAAAACAGGCGAGAGCACCGGTGAAGTGGAAATCGCCGGGCGCAGCTTAACATTTTTTAACCGTATAAAAGAACTGGAACAGGCGTTTATTGAAGCCATGGACGATGATTTCAACACGGCCCTCGGGATTGCTAATCTTTTCGATCTGGCCCGTGAGATCAACCTATTTTTGAACAACAGTGAGTTTGTTCCTGATGCGGCTTCCTGCCAGGCACTCAGCCAAGCGGTTCGGATTATGTCCAGACTTGGGGGAGATGTGCTGGGTATATTGACCCTCCAGGACGAAGCGGGAAGTGACCGTCTGATTGAGAAATTGCTCCAGTTGACGATGGCGGTGCGACAAGAAGCCCGGCAAGCCAAAAACTGGAGTGTGGCCGATATTATTCAGGAACAGCTCAAATCACTGGGAATAGTCCTGGAAGATACCCCGCAGGGAGTTCGGGTACAGCGAATGTCGCAGGGAAATATCCTGGAAGGGCTGCTTGACTTGCTCATCAATCTACGCTGGTCGGCCAAAAAAAGAAAGGATTGGGTGACGGCGGACCGCCTGCGTGACGAACTAAAACGGTTAGGTGTTGTTTTAGAAGATACCCCGAATGGGACGCGTTGGAAGGTTGAGGCGGGCTTATGA